In one window of Tolypothrix sp. PCC 7712 DNA:
- a CDS encoding Nramp family divalent metal transporter — protein MTPPENRPSLPEVHRSIRVPNSNNFWRKMLAYAGPGYLVSVGYMDPGNWATDIAGGSKFGYTLLTVILLSNLMAILLQSLCVRLGVATGRDLAQACRDYFSPKVSFCLWVLCEIAIAACDLAELLGSAIALQLLFGIPLIWGVCITALDVLVLLFLQHKGFRYTEALVIMLVATVGICFTAEILFSRPDMGGILLGYLPKKEILQNPEMLYIAIGILGATVMPHNLYLHSSIVQTRDWQPTTEKRWEAIKFGTIDSTFALSLALFINSAILIVSAATFHFSGNQNVAEIQDAYKLLSPLLGVSAASAIFGIALLASGQSSTLTATLAGQIVMEGFLQFRLPSWLRRLITRLLAIIPALITIILFGENSTSSLIVLSQVILSLQLPFAVIPLVIFTSNRRLMGEFVNPLWLKSLAWLVAIVIVGLNAWLLLQSLWGWLLQVPS, from the coding sequence ATGACTCCCCCAGAAAACAGACCTAGCTTACCAGAGGTTCACCGCAGTATTAGAGTCCCCAACAGCAACAACTTTTGGCGCAAGATGCTGGCTTATGCAGGGCCAGGGTATTTGGTTTCAGTCGGATACATGGACCCTGGCAACTGGGCAACAGACATTGCTGGAGGGTCAAAGTTCGGGTACACGTTGTTAACAGTAATCCTGCTGTCCAACCTGATGGCGATATTACTCCAATCTCTATGTGTGCGTTTGGGAGTTGCTACAGGGCGAGATTTAGCGCAGGCTTGTCGAGACTATTTCAGCCCAAAGGTAAGCTTTTGTTTGTGGGTACTGTGTGAGATTGCAATCGCTGCTTGTGACTTAGCGGAACTACTGGGAAGTGCGATCGCCCTACAACTTTTATTCGGTATTCCCTTGATATGGGGTGTGTGTATCACTGCGCTGGATGTCCTGGTATTGCTATTCCTGCAACATAAAGGCTTTCGTTATACAGAAGCCTTAGTAATAATGCTGGTAGCAACCGTAGGTATCTGTTTTACAGCGGAAATTCTGTTTTCTCGACCTGATATGGGGGGGATTTTGTTGGGATATCTGCCCAAGAAGGAAATTTTACAGAATCCAGAAATGCTCTACATCGCTATTGGTATTTTAGGGGCAACAGTGATGCCTCACAACTTATATTTACACTCCTCTATTGTGCAAACCCGTGATTGGCAACCTACTACTGAAAAAAGATGGGAAGCAATTAAGTTTGGCACAATTGATTCAACTTTTGCTTTGTCATTAGCACTATTCATTAACTCAGCAATTTTAATTGTGTCTGCCGCAACATTTCATTTTTCAGGCAATCAGAATGTCGCAGAAATTCAAGATGCTTATAAATTGCTTTCACCACTATTAGGAGTCAGTGCTGCTAGTGCGATTTTTGGCATTGCATTACTTGCTTCTGGGCAAAGTTCAACCCTGACTGCGACTTTAGCAGGACAAATTGTTATGGAAGGCTTTTTGCAATTTCGCCTTCCGTCGTGGTTACGCCGTTTAATAACCCGTCTGCTTGCCATCATTCCAGCGTTAATTACAATCATTCTGTTTGGTGAAAATAGTACAAGCAGCCTCATAGTTCTCAGTCAAGTCATCCTCAGTTTACAGTTACCGTTTGCAGTGATTCCATTGGTGATATTTACTAGTAATCGCCGCTTGATGGGTGAGTTTGTCAATCCCTTGTGGTTAAAATCTTTAGCTTGGTTAGTTGCTATTGTCATCGTTGGCTTAAATGCTTGGTTGCTATTACAAAGTCTTTGGGGATGGCTATTACAAGTTCCCAGTTAA
- a CDS encoding tetratricopeptide repeat protein: protein MKYIKRTIAILGITSLLGVMPAAVSAREAQIPLKATNFQEYYNQGVQKLEQGNFNGAIADFNSVVQMNPRFYEGFCLRGLAKSQLRDFSAAISDFNLALRLNPKHTDAYNGRGISYVELGDFQKAIADFNQTVKIDPNSQDGYYNLGLAHFRQGNHQQAIADFNQALQINPNLADAYGNRGLAQYALGDSKSAVTDLQQAAKLFLKQGDTQAYQQTQALIQQVQR, encoded by the coding sequence ATGAAATATATCAAGCGAACAATAGCCATCCTGGGAATAACAAGTCTACTGGGTGTAATGCCTGCTGCTGTTTCTGCGAGAGAAGCACAAATACCTTTGAAGGCGACGAACTTCCAAGAGTACTATAACCAAGGAGTGCAAAAGCTTGAGCAAGGCAACTTCAATGGTGCGATCGCAGATTTTAACTCTGTAGTACAGATGAATCCACGGTTTTATGAAGGTTTTTGCCTTCGTGGTTTAGCTAAATCTCAATTGAGAGATTTCAGTGCAGCCATTTCTGACTTTAACCTAGCGCTGCGGTTAAATCCCAAGCATACAGATGCTTATAATGGTCGGGGAATTTCTTATGTAGAACTAGGAGATTTTCAGAAAGCCATTGCCGACTTTAATCAGACAGTGAAAATTGATCCAAACTCACAAGATGGTTATTACAATCTAGGACTAGCCCATTTTAGACAGGGAAATCATCAGCAAGCGATCGCAGATTTTAATCAAGCACTACAAATCAATCCCAATCTAGCTGATGCCTATGGCAACCGAGGACTGGCACAATATGCTTTAGGAGACAGTAAGAGTGCTGTTACAGACCTTCAGCAAGCTGCAAAATTGTTTCTTAAACAAGGCGATACCCAAGCTTATCAACAAACACAAGCCCTGATTCAGCAAGTTCAGCGTTAG